In Leishmania donovani BPK282A1 complete genome, chromosome 18, a genomic segment contains:
- a CDS encoding calpain-like cysteine peptidase, putative — translation MTVTREQSYISVCKELNDPPLRQLQETLKYGDARLDVSGIYLPRKHFRCVLQFVEERPDIEELILDGANIGVEEVKLLKESLLRSCVSKLSLQRIKLDSASANIIRQLCIENSNLVSVVLRDTCIPSYLVDEIMLIVDLNRLNAESMTSTSTAGAQQNASAVGRWMLFRGKKDRDFCATVKLSSSVQSKVVDSFVTSYDSVFSDISFQQDAFNHPVAGTETIRWSKYCALHSFQEAGLGNSKAPFSPSPYYNNQNLCAALNILSIYDALCKSLVVKRYPDAGLYVFRLFAGESPVEVYVDDLVPCVHVDAACTIVGLNSCSSPFYAAVLEKAVAKAIGGYRYIQELSLRDCIDLLTGCTSFEVNLLSRSSFSTTFDTLRALSEYGHKLVACAIPRTSIEEQTFEESGVCCGIPYAILKTDACQKNGAHYAFLIQVAAPSSERALKYAFEYEMYKTEEVNGNRVLWMTFEDFAATFERIFLLLWPFDDAVSDHKTTVEFQVASESLSAASQFAKNPSFLIQNKGRNSSAVMVSLSASSASDATIGAECLFYKAANTENGASLRRYNVCEGNAFFGSEVFEGNEGSVFFNLLPTERLQMTLSSRVPSSFRIRISSVENVDAMQLPDIMASSTFSSKWNTLFKAKRFSDDIFQLNRISVGCTLSLVLALSQNTGSSPPFPLGVLGWKGTSIDVVDATKPHFSTQQERSTVCVHSFLLTLAAGESFFLLPYCCGSRCPDDYDLTVFCKESFTQSSVKTASVLRCTKT, via the coding sequence ATGACAGTGACACGGGAGCAGTCATATATCTCTGTGTGCAAGGAACTAAATGACCCCCCTCTTCGCCAGCTTCAAGAGACTTTGAAGTATGGCGATGCAAGGCTTGATGTCAGCGGAATTTACTTACCACGGAAGCACTTTCGCTGCGTATTGCAATTTGTTGAGGAGCGCCCCGACATCGAAGAGCTAATCTTGGATGGTGCGAACATaggtgtggaggaggtgaagctACTGAAAGAGTCATTGCTGCGCTCTTGCGTGTCAAAGCTGAGTCTGCAACGGATAAAGCTAGACTCTGCAAGCGCGAATATTATTCGTCAACTCTGCATTGAAAATTCGAACTTAGTGTCTGTTGTACTGAGAGACACGTGCATCCCTTCTTATCTAGTCGATGAAATTATGCTGATTGTTGATTTGAATCGCTTGAACGCAGAATCGATGACCTCCACGTCTACTGCAGGGGCGCAACAGAACGCCTCGGCTGTGGGACGGTGGATGCTTTTCAGAGGAAAAAAAGACCGTGACTTTTGTGCGACTGTGAAGCTATCGTCTAGTGTGCAGAGTAAAGTTGTCGACAGTTTTGTTACATCATACGATTCTGTTTTTAGCGATATCTCTTTTCAGCAAGACGCTTTCAATCACCCTGTTGCAGGGACGGAAACAATTCGGTGGAGTAAATACTGTGCATTGCACTCCTTTCAGGAAGCTGGGCTGGGAAACTCCAAAGCTCCTTTCTCGCCATCGCCTTATTACAACAACCAGAATTTGTGCGCTGCTTTGAATATTCTCAGCATTTACGATGCCCTCTGCAAGTCGTTGGTTGTAAAACGATACCCTGATGCAGGACTGTACGTTTTTCGCCTTTTTGCTGGCGAATCACCCGTTGAGGTGTACGTTGACGATTTAGTTCCATGCGTTCACGTAGATGCGGCGTGCACCATTGTTGGTTTGAATTCGTGCAGTAGCCCGTTTTACGCCGCGGTTCTTGAGAAGGCTGTTGCAAAAGCAATTGGTGGTTATCGCTACATCCAAGAACTATCGTTACGTGACTGCATCGATCTCCTTACAGGTTGTACAAGTTTCGAAGTGAATTTATTGAGCCGATCATCGTTTTCTACCACTTTCGACACGCTGCGGGCCCTGAGCGAGTATGGACACAAACTGGTCGCGTGCGCCATCCCGCGTACCTCGATTGAGGAACAGACTTTTGAAGAGAGTGGGGTGTGCTGCGGCATTCCGTACGCCATTTTGAAAACGGATGCTTGCCAAAAAAATGGTGCTCACTATGCTTTTTTAATCCAGGTGGCTGCCCCATCGAGTGAAAGGGCCCTGAAGTACGCGTTTGAGTATGAGATGTACAAAACGGAAGAGGTGAACGGGAATCGTGTTTTGTGGATGACGTTTGAAGACTTTGCTGCTACGTTTGAGCGCATTTTTCTTCTGCTGTGGCCTTTCGACGACGCTGTATCGGATCATAAGACGACTGTGGAGTTTCAAGTAGCAAGCGAGTCTCTGTCTGCGGCTTCTCAATTCGCCAAGAACCCCAGTTTTTTGATTCAAAACAAAGGAAGGAACTCAAGCGCGGTTATGGTGTCGCTATCCGCTTCTTCCGCATCTGACGCCACAATTGGAGCCGAATGTCTTTTTTACAAGGCCGCTAATACTGAGAACGGAGCTTCCCTGCGTCGCTACAATGTATGCGAAGGCAACGCATTTTTTGGCTCAGAGGTGTTCGAAGGGAATGAGGGCTCTGTTTTTTTCAATCTGCTTCCCACAGAGCGCCTGCAGATGACTCTTTCTTCGCGTGTACCAAGCAGTTTTAGGATTCGAATATCTTCCGTAGAGAATGTCGACGCAATGCAGCTCCCAGACATTATGGCTTCGTCGACTTTTTCTTCAAAGTGGAATACACTCTTTAAGGCAAAGCGTTTTTCTGACGATATATTTCAGCTTAACAGGATTAGTGTTGGATGCACTCTCAGTCTTgtgcttgctctctctcaAAACACTGGCAGCAGCCCTCCTTTCCCGCTCGGAGTGCTTGGTTGGAAGGGTACTTCTATCGACGTTGTCGATGCAACCAAGCCACATTTTTCCACACAACAGGAAAGGAGCACTGTCTGCGTACATAGCTTCCTGCTTActctcgctgctggcgaaagcttctttctcctcccttACTGCTGCGGAAGCCGATGTCCCGATGATTATGATCTTACAGTTTTCTGTAAGGAGAGCTTTACGCAGAGCAGTGTGAAAACGGCCTCTGTGCTACGATGTACAAAGACCTGA